One window from the genome of Kaistella carnis encodes:
- a CDS encoding tetratricopeptide repeat protein, producing the protein MKINLLFSAFLLTFCFTLFSAQENYKTLVYKGNQQFDKQNYESSSSKYMEAIKLNDKDFMAHYNLGNSLYKRKMYEEAQAEFEKAEKLASTIPDKGAALYNLGNTYMQKEDSKKAAELYKQALKQDPYNESIRKNYEIAMLKEKEKEQQNNQKNKDGGGGGDGKNQDQNQGDEKGDQAKNEAGRGQQNKGEGEGEDPNENKNANSDKMPKDLEDAILNRVGNKERETAKRILNKNSYSMPESNEKDW; encoded by the coding sequence ATGAAAATTAATCTACTTTTTTCGGCTTTTTTGCTGACCTTTTGTTTTACCCTTTTTTCTGCACAGGAAAATTACAAAACTTTAGTATATAAAGGTAATCAGCAATTTGACAAACAAAATTACGAATCCTCTTCCTCAAAATATATGGAAGCCATTAAACTTAATGATAAAGATTTTATGGCGCATTATAACCTGGGCAATTCTTTGTACAAAAGAAAAATGTATGAAGAAGCTCAGGCAGAATTTGAGAAAGCCGAAAAACTTGCATCCACCATTCCCGACAAAGGCGCTGCACTTTACAATTTAGGCAACACGTACATGCAGAAAGAAGATTCTAAAAAAGCAGCAGAACTTTATAAGCAGGCGCTAAAGCAGGATCCTTACAATGAATCGATTCGTAAGAACTACGAAATTGCGATGCTGAAAGAAAAAGAAAAGGAGCAACAAAATAATCAAAAAAACAAAGATGGCGGTGGCGGTGGTGACGGCAAAAATCAAGATCAAAATCAAGGCGACGAAAAAGGCGATCAGGCAAAAAATGAAGCCGGACGCGGACAGCAGAATAAAGGCGAGGGCGAAGGTGAAGATCCTAATGAAAACAAAAACGCCAACTCCGATAAAATGCCAAAAGATTTAGAAGATGCCATTCTCAACCGCGTTGGCAATAAAGAACGGGAAACTGCAAAACGGATTCTCAACAAAAACTCCTATTCGATGCCTGAAAGCAACGAAAAGGACTGGTAA
- a CDS encoding vWA domain-containing protein, with protein sequence MNLSLGNNWYLLLLLLLPLLGIIMVFYLKWKNKRQNIFAEARFQEKLFEKKSGFSKILPVLYLLATLFLILSIVDLLSGSEEVKTKQKMNNVIFLLDVSNSMNAQDVAPNRLDEAKNIIINTMSKMTNDKVGIVVFAGDASSIMPLTTDFTAAETYLGGVETNIVKTQGTDFLKAIRSVAEKFKNIPKGSRKVVMLSDGEDNEGNEKAAIKLAKNEGISVITVGIGSEEGAPIPEYVFGQLMGYKTDINGQTVISKRQNLALKNIANETSGSYVDGNNLENATEQIIDGLSKTASSTESMVKSNNAIHYYQYFLAISIFFFLLIFLLNPKKDFNI encoded by the coding sequence ATGAATTTGTCCTTAGGAAATAACTGGTATTTACTTTTGCTGCTGCTTTTGCCGCTGCTCGGAATCATTATGGTCTTCTATCTAAAATGGAAAAACAAGCGACAAAACATTTTTGCCGAAGCCCGTTTCCAGGAAAAACTCTTCGAAAAGAAGTCAGGATTTTCCAAAATTCTTCCCGTTCTCTATTTATTGGCCACGCTTTTTTTAATATTATCAATCGTTGATCTGCTCAGCGGGTCCGAAGAAGTAAAAACGAAACAGAAAATGAACAACGTTATTTTTCTTCTCGATGTTTCCAATTCAATGAATGCGCAGGATGTGGCGCCAAACCGTTTAGACGAAGCTAAAAACATCATCATCAATACGATGAGCAAAATGACAAACGATAAAGTCGGCATCGTGGTTTTTGCCGGCGACGCTTCCTCCATCATGCCACTCACAACAGACTTCACGGCCGCAGAAACTTATCTTGGGGGTGTAGAAACCAATATTGTTAAAACACAGGGAACTGATTTTCTGAAAGCAATAAGATCTGTGGCAGAAAAATTTAAAAACATTCCAAAAGGCTCCCGAAAAGTAGTCATGCTGAGTGATGGTGAAGATAATGAAGGCAATGAAAAAGCAGCGATTAAACTTGCAAAAAATGAAGGAATTTCAGTCATTACGGTCGGAATTGGGTCCGAGGAAGGTGCACCAATTCCCGAATACGTTTTCGGTCAATTGATGGGTTATAAAACAGATATCAACGGGCAAACGGTTATTTCAAAACGACAAAATCTGGCTTTGAAAAACATCGCCAACGAAACGAGCGGATCCTACGTTGATGGAAATAATCTTGAGAATGCCACGGAACAGATCATTGATGGACTCAGCAAAACGGCATCTTCCACAGAAAGTATGGTAAAATCGAATAACGCGATTCATTATTATCAGTATTTTCTAGCCATATCGATATTTTTCTTTCTGCTCATTTTTCTCTTAAATCCGAAAAAGGACTTCAACATTTGA
- a CDS encoding pyridoxine 5'-phosphate synthase yields MTKLSVNINKIATLRNARGGELPSVTEAAVKLQEFGAQGITIHPRPDQRHITRKDVYDLKPLVHTEFNIEGNPHRAFIDMVLEIKPEQVTLVPDGEDAITSNAGWDCEYNLEFLKLVIAEFKDAGIRTSIFLDPNPEMVKYAKETGADRIELYTEAYATNYLKNKEEAIKPYIETALEAEKYGLGVNAGHDLSLENLKYFADHIPNLLEVSIGHALISEALYMGLENTVQAYLKRLAKW; encoded by the coding sequence ATGACAAAACTTAGTGTAAATATAAATAAAATTGCCACGCTCAGAAATGCCCGTGGTGGCGAATTGCCAAGTGTGACCGAAGCTGCAGTTAAACTTCAGGAGTTTGGTGCGCAGGGAATTACGATTCATCCGCGACCGGATCAAAGACACATTACCAGAAAAGATGTTTACGATTTGAAACCTTTGGTTCACACTGAATTTAATATTGAAGGAAATCCGCATCGTGCTTTTATCGATATGGTTTTAGAAATAAAACCTGAGCAAGTAACTTTGGTTCCCGATGGTGAAGATGCCATTACCTCCAACGCTGGCTGGGATTGTGAATACAATTTAGAGTTTCTGAAATTGGTGATTGCAGAATTTAAAGACGCCGGAATTAGAACTTCCATCTTTTTAGATCCAAATCCTGAAATGGTGAAATATGCAAAAGAAACAGGGGCTGACCGTATCGAACTCTACACCGAAGCGTATGCTACGAATTATCTGAAAAATAAAGAAGAGGCCATTAAACCTTATATTGAAACCGCTTTAGAAGCTGAAAAATATGGGTTGGGAGTTAATGCCGGTCATGATTTAAGTTTAGAAAATTTAAAATATTTTGCAGATCATATTCCAAATTTATTGGAGGTTTCCATCGGTCATGCATTAATTTCTGAAGCTTTATACATGGGTCTTGAAAATACGGTGCAGGCTTATCTTAAAAGATTGGCAAAGTGGTAA
- a CDS encoding vWA domain-containing protein, giving the protein MTFDFLNFEFYSPWFLLLFAVFIPLMILDSRKKKRSGITVPSTQNMTENNSILFVLFILKISKYILLSTLIIAMARPRSFTISQDQDDSKGIDIMLSVDVSLSMLAKDLEPDRLTALKDIAKKFVAQRPGDRIGLVTYSGEAFTKVPVTSDHAVVIDELDQLNPLELQPGTAIGEGLSVAVTHLRNSKAKSKIIILMTDGVNTIENAMPTQVGAELARSSGIKVYSIGIGTNGYALMPTQTDIFGDLVFTEAEVKIDEPVLREIAQTTGGKYFRATSNESLQEIYDEINQLEKSDLKTTKLYNYKEYFRTFLWIALFVVLFDAMLRWVFYKFLS; this is encoded by the coding sequence ATGACGTTTGATTTTTTAAATTTTGAGTTTTACAGTCCGTGGTTTTTGCTGCTTTTTGCAGTATTTATACCATTGATGATCTTGGATTCCCGCAAGAAAAAGCGCTCCGGAATTACCGTTCCTTCAACCCAGAATATGACTGAAAACAATTCGATTCTCTTCGTTTTGTTTATACTTAAAATCTCAAAATACATCCTTCTTTCGACCCTCATTATCGCAATGGCAAGACCGCGTTCATTTACGATTTCACAAGATCAGGACGACAGCAAAGGAATCGATATTATGCTCTCAGTAGACGTCTCCCTGAGTATGCTGGCAAAAGATCTGGAACCCGACCGATTAACCGCTCTGAAAGATATCGCAAAGAAATTCGTGGCCCAAAGACCCGGCGACCGAATTGGTTTGGTGACCTATTCCGGCGAAGCTTTTACCAAAGTTCCCGTAACCTCCGATCATGCCGTGGTGATTGACGAACTAGATCAATTGAATCCTTTGGAATTACAGCCCGGAACTGCCATTGGCGAAGGATTATCGGTCGCAGTCACGCACTTAAGAAACAGCAAAGCAAAGTCTAAAATTATTATTTTGATGACGGACGGCGTGAATACCATCGAAAATGCGATGCCTACTCAAGTTGGCGCAGAACTCGCACGCAGCAGCGGTATCAAAGTGTATTCAATCGGAATTGGAACCAACGGATATGCCTTGATGCCCACACAAACCGATATTTTTGGCGATTTGGTCTTTACCGAAGCCGAAGTGAAAATTGATGAACCCGTTTTACGGGAGATTGCGCAAACGACGGGTGGGAAGTATTTCCGCGCAACTTCCAACGAAAGTTTACAGGAAATATATGATGAAATTAACCAACTGGAAAAATCAGATTTGAAAACCACAAAACTGTACAATTACAAAGAATATTTTAGAACATTTCTCTGGATCGCCCTGTTTGTGGTGCTTTTCGATGCGATGTTGCGGTGGGTATTTTATAAATTTTTAAGTTAG
- a CDS encoding BatD family protein: protein MIKRIPYILFLFSAIFNYGQVTLAISEVKDQKVNQKFNLTVLLEISGENMEQETPLKMPDFSKFNIVGSASERNTVVLDASKGTVVDQLVYQYVLSPKQAGKIKIGSVLVTVNGKIYKTEPFDINVRENEKISSVEDNDRNDLYLNLEVRDKVVYKNEPTIAVLRAYSRNYDNFRKVGNIQFGHQRHVNIKPVSLAKSEIESNSGIASQVIGVFMIFPSETGFIEINPITASYNISTKGNKITSNKVTLNVKKLPGGMPANFKNAVGQFKADVFNPNSSEIPEIDKPVNIQLKLAGSGNLGSLNLPKLLESPDYVFYSPKISTQTTTNKKRLSGTVTAEYVVVPKKSGLVKVQFEDFSYFDPASGSYTDLGAKEILLNVKTPQEIADNKSPFEKMNEYTNTVLETVNTPVLQTHNLKIKDKNTINWNIVFGNLALLTGFVSLFLIVMHRKEKRRLKRKTTVAPSSSLSIAETEELLRKNLTYPFAETIEYLKKLKDNKDFTTFFETYDELHREAKKRFSATSDSEFRSILEQTKGQQVAEQYRVLSGKIQIEKFAPFHNEEEITNLYNIINNLYSDINK from the coding sequence ATGATAAAAAGGATTCCTTACATATTATTTTTATTCTCTGCCATATTTAATTATGGCCAGGTTACCTTGGCTATTTCTGAAGTGAAAGATCAAAAGGTGAATCAAAAGTTTAACCTGACGGTTCTTCTGGAAATTAGTGGGGAAAATATGGAACAGGAAACCCCGCTGAAAATGCCGGATTTCTCTAAATTTAATATCGTGGGAAGTGCTTCTGAACGAAACACGGTGGTCTTAGATGCGAGTAAAGGAACAGTGGTGGATCAACTGGTCTATCAATATGTACTGAGTCCGAAACAAGCGGGAAAGATCAAAATAGGATCCGTTCTGGTAACAGTCAACGGGAAAATTTACAAAACCGAACCTTTTGACATTAATGTAAGAGAGAATGAGAAAATTAGTTCCGTAGAAGACAATGACCGGAATGATCTATATCTTAATTTAGAAGTACGCGATAAGGTAGTTTATAAAAACGAACCTACCATTGCTGTGCTGCGCGCCTATAGCCGCAACTATGACAATTTCCGAAAAGTAGGTAATATTCAGTTCGGACATCAGCGGCATGTGAACATAAAGCCCGTAAGTTTAGCAAAATCAGAAATCGAATCGAATTCGGGAATAGCTTCCCAGGTGATTGGTGTTTTTATGATTTTCCCTTCTGAAACCGGGTTCATTGAAATTAATCCAATAACGGCTTCTTACAATATTTCGACGAAAGGAAATAAAATTACCTCCAATAAGGTGACCCTTAATGTGAAAAAACTACCTGGTGGAATGCCGGCTAATTTTAAAAATGCAGTAGGTCAATTTAAGGCAGACGTATTTAATCCTAACTCATCAGAGATCCCAGAGATCGATAAACCGGTAAATATTCAGTTGAAATTGGCAGGTTCTGGCAATTTAGGCAGTTTGAACTTACCAAAACTCCTGGAATCTCCGGATTATGTTTTTTACAGCCCAAAAATAAGCACACAAACCACGACGAATAAAAAAAGATTGTCAGGCACTGTAACTGCAGAATATGTAGTTGTTCCAAAGAAATCCGGCTTGGTCAAAGTGCAGTTTGAAGACTTTTCCTACTTCGATCCTGCTTCGGGATCCTATACCGATCTTGGGGCAAAAGAGATACTTCTCAACGTAAAAACTCCACAAGAGATTGCAGATAATAAGAGTCCGTTTGAAAAGATGAACGAATATACCAACACAGTTTTGGAAACGGTAAATACCCCTGTTCTACAAACACACAATCTTAAGATAAAAGATAAAAACACCATTAACTGGAATATTGTTTTTGGCAATCTGGCCTTATTGACAGGATTTGTCTCGTTATTCTTAATTGTGATGCACCGAAAAGAAAAGAGAAGATTAAAAAGAAAAACTACAGTTGCTCCATCTTCTTCCCTTTCGATTGCTGAAACAGAAGAACTTTTACGAAAAAATTTAACCTATCCGTTTGCCGAGACTATTGAATATTTAAAGAAATTAAAAGATAATAAAGATTTCACAACATTCTTTGAAACGTATGATGAACTTCATCGTGAAGCTAAAAAACGATTTTCTGCGACAAGTGATTCAGAATTCCGCTCTATTTTGGAGCAAACCAAAGGCCAACAGGTAGCCGAGCAATATCGTGTTCTTTCCGGCAAAATTCAGATTGAAAAATTCGCACCCTTCCATAATGAAGAAGAGATTACTAATCTGTATAACATTATTAATAATTTATATTCAGACATTAACAAATAG
- a CDS encoding MarC family protein: protein MLEFFSIKETLTASMILFAVIDIMGSIPIIVGLKKKFGKIEAEKASIVAGVLMIAFLFIGNNILKLIGVDVNSFAIAGAFVIFIIAVEMILGIEIQKNSESQSASIVPIAFPLIAGAGTLTTTLSLRAEYHDINIIIGIIINTIFVYLVLKSANWLENKLGDGTLQVLQKVFGIILLAISIKLFTANFAQLFSTYVKF from the coding sequence ATGCTAGAATTTTTCTCCATCAAAGAGACGCTAACCGCCTCCATGATTCTTTTCGCCGTAATAGATATCATGGGTTCGATCCCAATTATTGTTGGATTGAAGAAGAAATTCGGTAAAATTGAAGCGGAAAAAGCTTCTATTGTTGCCGGTGTTTTGATGATCGCATTTCTTTTTATCGGAAACAATATCTTAAAATTAATCGGTGTAGATGTAAATTCATTTGCGATCGCAGGTGCTTTTGTGATTTTTATCATCGCTGTAGAAATGATTCTTGGCATTGAAATTCAAAAGAATTCAGAATCTCAGTCAGCGTCCATTGTTCCTATTGCTTTTCCACTCATTGCAGGCGCAGGAACACTGACTACTACGCTGTCTTTACGTGCTGAATATCATGATATCAATATTATAATCGGAATCATTATCAACACAATTTTCGTATATTTGGTGCTGAAATCAGCTAACTGGTTGGAGAATAAATTAGGTGACGGAACGCTTCAGGTTTTACAGAAAGTTTTCGGAATCATCCTTCTTGCGATTTCTATTAAATTATTTACGGCAAATTTTGCCCAGCTTTTCTCAACGTACGTTAAATTTTAA
- a CDS encoding alpha/beta fold hydrolase, with protein MEVLHSKIYGEDQSGMPLLVFHGLFGMLDNWGSFGKEMGEFFPVHLIDLRNHGKSFHSTEMSHDDLAEDILNYMDFHKLEKINLLGHSLGGKAVMQFAITYPDRVDKLIVVDISPKAYPPHHQGIIKAMESIDFSTVNSRQEVEEALKQYIPEKSVIQFLAKNLYWTDDKKLNWRFNLNTLSTKYSEFVSNAIKYGTFKGKTLFISGGNSNYILPQDEYQIKQQFPNSSIVTIKNAGHWVQAENPKDFNEVVKNFLSDQEVS; from the coding sequence ATGGAAGTTTTACACTCAAAAATATACGGAGAAGATCAGTCAGGAATGCCACTTTTGGTATTTCATGGATTATTTGGCATGCTGGACAACTGGGGAAGTTTTGGCAAAGAAATGGGCGAGTTTTTCCCGGTTCATTTGATTGATTTAAGAAACCACGGCAAGAGTTTTCACTCCACAGAAATGTCTCATGACGATCTTGCAGAAGATATTCTCAATTACATGGATTTCCATAAATTAGAGAAAATTAATTTGCTGGGCCATTCACTGGGTGGGAAAGCCGTCATGCAGTTTGCGATTACTTATCCTGATCGTGTAGATAAATTAATTGTGGTCGATATTTCCCCGAAAGCCTATCCGCCACATCATCAGGGAATAATAAAAGCCATGGAAAGTATTGATTTCTCGACTGTAAATTCCCGCCAGGAAGTTGAAGAAGCTCTAAAGCAATATATTCCGGAGAAATCCGTGATTCAGTTTTTAGCGAAAAACTTGTACTGGACCGACGATAAAAAACTCAACTGGCGTTTCAACTTGAATACCCTTTCAACAAAATATTCTGAATTTGTTTCAAATGCTATAAAATACGGTACTTTCAAGGGGAAGACCTTGTTTATTTCCGGTGGCAATTCAAATTATATTTTGCCTCAAGATGAATATCAGATCAAGCAGCAGTTTCCGAATTCTTCCATTGTGACGATTAAGAATGCCGGACATTGGGTGCAGGCAGAAAATCCAAAAGATTTCAATGAAGTTGTGAAAAATTTCCTGAGCGATCAAGAAGTTTCTTAA
- a CDS encoding NAD-dependent epimerase/dehydratase family protein, whose product MILVTGATGILGRVIVLELLKRGKKVRATKRESSNIDEVLESYRFYTDQADHFFSQIEWINVDFQDLESLENALLGVTDVYHCAAHVSFHPNDRRAMYHTNIEGTRRLLNACESSTVQKFCFVSSTAVLDGVDEKGEVTEDSNYNPKLDHSPYARSKHFSEMEVWRASAEGLNTVIINPGVIIGSGNWQSSSGEIFGAFSKYPYAMSGSTAYVDVRDVAQISISLMEKNIFGERYIVISETKKILKVANFVRKKLGKSEAKVLSKSILNIGYILNILLGWLIPGLRMLSKVNLETVTSNPVISNNKIRQELDYQFIPVFESLDFHLKNYILDHHKL is encoded by the coding sequence ATGATTTTAGTTACCGGCGCTACAGGAATTCTTGGAAGAGTCATCGTTTTAGAATTGCTGAAACGGGGTAAAAAAGTGCGTGCGACCAAAAGAGAATCCAGTAACATCGATGAAGTTTTAGAATCTTATCGATTTTATACCGATCAAGCCGACCATTTTTTTAGTCAGATTGAGTGGATAAATGTCGATTTTCAAGATCTGGAATCGCTTGAAAATGCGCTTCTCGGGGTTACCGATGTTTACCACTGTGCTGCTCATGTAAGTTTTCACCCGAACGATCGCCGCGCTATGTATCATACGAATATTGAAGGCACCCGACGGTTGCTGAATGCGTGTGAAAGTTCCACCGTTCAAAAATTTTGCTTCGTAAGTTCTACCGCTGTTTTAGATGGTGTTGATGAAAAAGGAGAAGTAACCGAAGATTCAAATTATAACCCTAAACTAGATCATTCGCCTTACGCACGATCAAAACATTTCTCCGAGATGGAAGTGTGGCGTGCTTCTGCAGAAGGTCTAAATACCGTTATCATCAATCCAGGAGTCATCATTGGAAGCGGAAACTGGCAGTCGAGTAGTGGCGAAATTTTTGGAGCTTTTTCCAAATATCCGTATGCCATGAGTGGAAGTACTGCTTATGTAGATGTTCGGGATGTTGCACAGATTTCGATTTCTTTAATGGAGAAAAATATTTTTGGTGAAAGATATATTGTGATCTCTGAAACAAAGAAAATTTTGAAAGTAGCGAATTTCGTGCGGAAAAAATTAGGGAAATCTGAAGCCAAAGTTCTTTCGAAATCAATTCTGAATATTGGTTATATACTGAATATTTTATTGGGTTGGTTGATTCCGGGTTTACGAATGTTGAGCAAAGTAAATCTCGAAACCGTAACTTCCAATCCCGTAATTTCTAATAATAAAATACGTCAAGAACTCGATTATCAATTTATACCGGTTTTTGAAAGTCTTGATTTCCATTTAAAAAATTATATTTTAGATCATCATAAGCTATGA
- a CDS encoding AMP-dependent synthetase/ligase — protein MNIAEFLNTNAEKFPLKSAIGFKKKEKWTEISWTSFRRLVFKTANALREAGISEHDKVAIYSDNSAEWIVFDLAILSLGAITVPIYSTNNEEQAEYILNESECKMILVGNQEQYDAAFSILNKHHILQKVIVAKKSIWIKKENSQYLEDFIKKAAEEFNIVAKEDTELATIIYTSGTTGVPKGVMLTHGNFHKSVEAHFEFFKFNNFENEKSLAFLPLTHVFERCWTLLVLFGGATAYFLENTKLIASALTEVKPTMMCSVPRFYQKIYAGVNEMVNNSSDAKKKIFKWAIATGNEVAELRRVNKPIPFSLKMKNTVAGIMVFNKIKQKMGGKLWFMPCGGASVSEEVTRFFEALGIHITVGYGLTETTATLTCFPFHHFKHGSAGIRFGETQLKIGENDEILAKGSGIMKGYYKKPEATAEVFTEDGWFKTGDAGRFDDSGNLFITDRIKDLMKTSNGKYIAPQPIENLLSNNNYINQAMIVAEGKSFVTALIIPNFEALKEQLDKMSIPFTNWEDIVKSEKIKEFYREKIEEIQKNLAGFEKVKKFVLMPSEFEMTSGEITPTLKVKRNVIMQKYADVINGMYNS, from the coding sequence ATGAATATTGCAGAATTCCTAAATACAAATGCTGAAAAATTCCCTTTAAAATCAGCCATTGGTTTTAAGAAAAAAGAAAAGTGGACGGAGATTTCCTGGACTTCCTTTCGACGTTTGGTTTTTAAAACGGCAAATGCCCTGCGCGAGGCCGGAATTTCTGAGCATGATAAAGTCGCCATTTACTCTGATAATTCAGCTGAATGGATCGTCTTTGATCTGGCAATTTTGTCTTTGGGAGCCATCACGGTGCCTATATATTCAACCAATAATGAAGAGCAGGCAGAATATATTCTTAATGAATCTGAATGTAAAATGATTCTGGTTGGGAATCAGGAGCAATATGATGCCGCATTTAGTATTTTAAATAAGCATCATATTCTGCAAAAGGTAATCGTTGCCAAAAAATCAATTTGGATTAAAAAGGAAAATAGCCAATATCTGGAAGATTTTATTAAAAAAGCTGCTGAGGAATTCAACATCGTTGCTAAAGAAGATACAGAATTAGCCACCATTATCTATACTTCCGGAACAACAGGAGTTCCCAAAGGCGTGATGTTGACGCATGGGAATTTTCATAAATCAGTAGAGGCTCATTTTGAATTCTTTAAATTTAATAACTTCGAAAATGAAAAGTCACTGGCGTTTTTACCGTTAACTCATGTTTTCGAACGCTGCTGGACTTTGCTCGTACTTTTTGGCGGCGCTACAGCGTACTTTCTGGAAAACACAAAGTTAATTGCAAGCGCTTTAACGGAAGTAAAGCCAACCATGATGTGTTCAGTGCCGCGATTTTATCAGAAAATTTATGCTGGTGTTAATGAAATGGTGAACAACAGTTCTGACGCGAAAAAGAAAATTTTCAAGTGGGCAATTGCGACCGGAAATGAAGTTGCAGAACTTCGACGAGTAAATAAACCCATTCCGTTTTCTTTAAAAATGAAAAACACGGTTGCTGGGATTATGGTCTTTAATAAGATCAAGCAAAAAATGGGTGGAAAACTTTGGTTCATGCCGTGTGGTGGCGCTTCAGTCTCCGAAGAAGTAACCCGTTTCTTCGAAGCGTTGGGAATTCATATCACCGTTGGATATGGTTTAACGGAAACTACCGCAACGCTCACCTGTTTTCCTTTTCATCATTTCAAACATGGTTCTGCTGGCATTCGATTCGGGGAAACCCAGCTTAAAATTGGGGAAAACGATGAGATTTTAGCCAAAGGAAGTGGTATAATGAAAGGGTATTATAAGAAACCTGAAGCAACGGCGGAGGTTTTTACAGAAGATGGTTGGTTCAAAACGGGTGATGCGGGCAGATTCGACGATTCCGGAAATTTATTTATCACGGACAGAATAAAGGATTTAATGAAAACTTCCAACGGTAAATATATTGCGCCGCAACCCATAGAAAATCTTTTATCTAATAACAATTATATTAATCAGGCGATGATCGTAGCTGAAGGGAAATCATTTGTTACTGCCCTAATTATTCCAAATTTTGAAGCATTGAAGGAGCAGTTGGATAAAATGAGCATTCCTTTTACAAATTGGGAAGACATCGTAAAATCTGAAAAAATTAAAGAATTTTACCGCGAAAAAATTGAAGAGATTCAGAAAAATCTGGCTGGTTTTGAGAAGGTGAAAAAATTCGTCCTCATGCCCTCTGAGTTTGAAATGACAAGTGGAGAAATCACACCGACATTAAAAGTGAAAAGAAATGTAATCATGCAGAAATACGCTGATGTTATTAATGGGATGTACAACTCGTAA
- a CDS encoding diphosphomevalonate/mevalonate 3,5-bisphosphate decarboxylase family protein, whose translation MIKFSGNKNFEISNQKVTESCPSNIALIKYWGKYKDQIPANPSISYTLNLCKTNTEMEFVAGEKFSVTTFLAEKEEVKFAQKIEKYFTTIEEYLPWILKGKYIIRTENTFPHSSGIASSASGFGAIAKCLMHLDETFAGKTDADSSLRKASFLARLGSGSACRSLYDGLVVWGETNEVSESSDLFAVQYPMSEIHPVFRNFNDWVLLIHEGEKSVSSTVGHGLMNTNPYAERRFKEAHENFSNLKLILKNGDMKAFIKLVEHEALTLHAMMMMSEPAFILMQAGTLAVINKIWEFRKQTDLPLFFTLDAGANVHLLFPSNKEEDVIKEFIIRELIQHTQNNGVVKDVMRF comes from the coding sequence ATGATCAAATTTTCAGGAAATAAAAACTTCGAGATCTCCAATCAAAAGGTGACTGAATCTTGTCCGTCCAATATTGCTTTAATTAAATATTGGGGGAAATATAAAGACCAGATTCCCGCAAATCCCAGCATCAGCTACACCTTAAATTTGTGTAAAACCAACACAGAAATGGAATTTGTTGCCGGAGAAAAATTTTCCGTAACAACTTTTTTAGCTGAAAAAGAAGAAGTAAAATTTGCACAGAAAATTGAGAAATATTTTACAACCATTGAGGAATATTTACCCTGGATTTTAAAAGGGAAATATATCATCAGAACCGAAAACACCTTTCCCCACAGTTCCGGAATTGCAAGTTCTGCCTCGGGTTTTGGGGCAATTGCAAAATGTTTAATGCATCTGGATGAAACTTTCGCAGGGAAAACGGATGCAGATTCGTCTTTGAGAAAAGCCAGTTTCCTCGCCCGATTAGGAAGTGGAAGTGCTTGTAGAAGTTTGTATGATGGGTTGGTTGTTTGGGGAGAAACAAATGAAGTTTCCGAGAGTTCTGATCTGTTTGCAGTGCAATATCCGATGTCAGAAATTCATCCCGTCTTTAGAAATTTTAATGATTGGGTTCTGTTGATTCACGAAGGTGAGAAATCTGTGAGTTCCACGGTTGGTCATGGCTTAATGAATACCAATCCTTATGCAGAAAGGAGATTTAAAGAAGCGCATGAGAACTTCTCTAACCTTAAACTCATTTTGAAAAACGGAGATATGAAGGCTTTTATCAAGTTAGTGGAACATGAAGCTTTGACTTTACACGCCATGATGATGATGAGCGAGCCTGCTTTTATTCTGATGCAAGCCGGCACTTTAGCCGTAATTAATAAGATCTGGGAATTTAGAAAGCAAACCGATCTTCCTTTATTCTTTACTTTAGACGCGGGCGCAAATGTTCATTTACTTTTCCCAAGCAATAAAGAAGAGGATGTAATCAAAGAATTCATCATCAGGGAACTTATACAACATACCCAAAACAATGGCGTTGTAAAAGATGTGATGAGGTTTTAA